A section of the Phaseolus vulgaris cultivar G19833 chromosome 8, P. vulgaris v2.0, whole genome shotgun sequence genome encodes:
- the LOC137826500 gene encoding uncharacterized protein: protein METQSCDAKSHIKATFRLGSESYSVEPKKGSLSEQLVSLKEESMTILKDFITKHNVPHDVPDESLEVSSDDDDIDADDIPEKPQAKSKKTKLT from the coding sequence ATGGAGACACAATCTTGTGATGCTAAGTCCCACATAAAGGCTACATTTCGTCTTGGCTCAGAATCATATTCTGTTGAGCCAAAAAAAGGTTCTTTATCAGAGCAATTGGTTTCACTGAAAGAGGAAAGCATGACAATATTGAAGGATTTCATTACAAAGCATAATGTTCCTCATGATGTACCAGATGAGTCATTAGAAGTTTCTTCAGACGATGATGATATTGATGCTGATGATATTCCTGAGAAGCCTCAAGCTAAATCCAAGAAAACCAAGTTGACTTAG